A genomic region of Candidatus Dormiibacterota bacterium contains the following coding sequences:
- a CDS encoding aldehyde dehydrogenase family protein gives MAIFEYAPAPESVRPILRERYGLFVGGRWVAPQSGLYDDTIDPANESLLARVAHADARDVDLAVRAARKAYDRYWRKMRPNERAKYLYRIARAITERGRELAVLETMDGGKPIKESRDFDIPAAAAHFFYYAGWADKLPWAMRGGSEPQALGVCGQIVPWNFPLLMAAWKIAPALACGNTVVLKPAETTPLTALALAQIVLEADLPPGVVNVITGDGATGAALVDHPDIDKLAFTGSTEVGKHIAAAVAGTSKRLTLELGGKAAHIVFADAPIDQAIEGVVKGIYFNQGHVCCAGSRLLVEESVHDLVVRRLTERIATLRLGDPLDKNTDIGAINSRVQLERIQALVRSGVEQGATLVQASCEIPERGFFFPPSFFTGVSPAHRIAREEIFGPVLSIMTFRTPDEAVEKANNTEYGLSAGVWTEKGSKSMWVANRLRAGVVWCNTYNAFDPSSPFGGYRESGFGREGGVHGLYEYLAH, from the coding sequence ATGGCGATATTCGAGTATGCCCCCGCGCCCGAGAGCGTCCGCCCGATCCTTCGGGAGCGGTACGGACTGTTCGTCGGCGGCCGGTGGGTTGCTCCGCAGTCCGGCCTGTACGACGACACGATCGATCCCGCCAACGAGTCGCTCCTCGCCCGCGTCGCTCACGCCGATGCAAGGGACGTCGATCTGGCCGTGCGTGCGGCGCGCAAAGCCTACGACAGATATTGGCGCAAGATGCGCCCGAACGAGCGCGCCAAATATCTCTACCGGATCGCGCGCGCGATCACCGAGCGCGGCCGCGAACTCGCGGTCCTCGAAACGATGGACGGCGGAAAGCCGATCAAAGAATCGCGTGATTTCGATATCCCCGCGGCGGCGGCGCACTTCTTTTACTACGCAGGCTGGGCGGATAAATTGCCGTGGGCGATGCGCGGCGGGAGCGAACCACAGGCGCTCGGCGTGTGCGGCCAGATCGTGCCGTGGAATTTTCCGCTGCTCATGGCGGCCTGGAAGATCGCGCCGGCGCTCGCGTGCGGGAATACCGTGGTGCTCAAGCCCGCCGAAACGACGCCGCTCACCGCGCTCGCGCTCGCGCAGATCGTGCTCGAGGCCGATCTTCCGCCAGGGGTAGTGAACGTCATCACGGGCGACGGAGCCACCGGCGCCGCGCTCGTCGATCACCCCGACATCGATAAACTCGCGTTCACCGGCTCGACCGAGGTCGGAAAACACATCGCAGCCGCCGTGGCCGGGACTTCGAAGCGTCTCACGCTGGAACTCGGCGGCAAGGCCGCGCACATCGTCTTCGCGGATGCGCCGATCGATCAAGCGATAGAAGGCGTCGTCAAAGGCATCTATTTCAATCAAGGCCACGTCTGCTGCGCGGGCTCACGGCTGTTGGTGGAGGAGTCGGTCCACGACCTTGTGGTTCGGCGACTCACCGAGCGCATTGCGACCCTGCGGCTCGGCGATCCGCTCGACAAGAACACCGACATCGGTGCGATCAACTCGCGCGTTCAACTCGAACGGATTCAAGCGCTCGTGCGCAGCGGCGTCGAGCAAGGCGCTACGCTGGTGCAAGCATCGTGCGAAATCCCGGAGCGCGGCTTCTTCTTCCCGCCCTCGTTTTTTACGGGGGTCTCCCCGGCACACCGCATCGCGCGCGAAGAGATTTTTGGGCCGGTTCTGAGCATTATGACCTTCAGGACCCCGGACGAAGCGGTCGAAAAAGCAAATAACACGGAGTACGGGCTCTCGGCCGGCGTATGGACCGAGAAAGGCAGCAAGAGTATGTGGGTGGCAAATCGCTTGCGAGCGGGCGTGGTCTGGTGTAACACGTATAACGCCTTCGATCCAAGCTCGCCGTTTGGGGGCTATCGCGAATCGGGATTCGGCCGCGAGGGGGGCGTGCACGGCCTTTACGAGTATCTTGCGCACTAA
- the deoC gene encoding deoxyribose-phosphate aldolase, with translation MIAPRVAVDAVALESRAADFAKRSIKAQAKRDGIELAISCVDLTTLEGKDSVGRVRSLCAKAVAPRPGWPGIPSVAAVCVYPNLVEAAKAALVGSRVRVASVATAFPSGLSSPAVRLADTEAALAAGADEIDMVIDRGAFLAGDLRRVYDDIVAVKRLCGDVHLKVILETGELGSYDAIRSASDLALEAGADFIKTSTGKIGVSATMPTALAMCYAIRDFAERTGERRGLKIAGGVRTTKAALAYLVLVNETLGAAWLSPDRFRIGASALLDDLLMQLETAQTGRYAAIDYIPKD, from the coding sequence ATGATCGCACCGCGCGTCGCCGTCGATGCGGTGGCGCTCGAGTCACGCGCCGCCGACTTCGCGAAGCGCTCGATCAAAGCCCAGGCCAAACGAGACGGTATCGAGCTCGCCATCTCATGCGTCGATTTAACGACGCTGGAAGGCAAGGATTCCGTAGGTCGCGTCCGCTCGTTGTGCGCCAAGGCCGTAGCCCCGCGGCCCGGTTGGCCCGGCATCCCGAGCGTTGCGGCGGTCTGCGTCTATCCGAATTTGGTTGAAGCGGCGAAGGCCGCGTTAGTTGGAAGTCGCGTCCGCGTGGCGTCGGTCGCGACCGCGTTTCCGAGCGGGCTCTCATCGCCGGCCGTGCGTTTAGCCGATACGGAGGCGGCGCTTGCGGCGGGAGCGGACGAGATCGATATGGTGATCGATCGGGGCGCCTTTCTCGCCGGAGACCTGCGCCGCGTCTACGACGACATCGTGGCGGTTAAACGTCTCTGCGGCGACGTGCACCTCAAAGTGATTTTGGAGACCGGAGAGCTCGGCAGCTACGATGCCATTCGCTCGGCCAGCGATCTCGCGCTCGAAGCCGGCGCCGACTTCATCAAAACCTCGACCGGAAAGATCGGCGTGAGCGCGACGATGCCGACGGCTCTGGCGATGTGTTACGCGATCCGCGACTTTGCCGAACGCACGGGCGAACGTCGCGGCCTGAAAATTGCGGGCGGCGTGCGAACCACGAAAGCCGCCCTGGCGTATCTCGTGCTGGTCAACGAGACGCTCGGTGCCGCGTGGCTCTCGCCCGATCGATTCCGCATCGGTGCTAGCGCTCTGCTCGACGATTTGCTCATGCAACTCGAAACGGCGCAGACCGGGCGCTATGCCGCGATCGATTATATTCCGAAAGATTAG